The following coding sequences are from one Dromaius novaehollandiae isolate bDroNov1 chromosome 22, bDroNov1.hap1, whole genome shotgun sequence window:
- the LOC112991236 gene encoding ras-related protein Rab-18-B-like, which translates to MDSAGLTVKLLLVGDSAVGKSSLLLRFTEGAFEPCLKPTIGVDFKVKKMVVDGHTVQLAIWDTAGQERFRTLTPSYYRGAQGVVLVYDVTRKDTFTGLESWLNELETYTTRSNIVKMLVGNKTDKPDREVERREGLQFARKRSLLFIETSAKTQDGVQHAFEELVIKILQTPGLWDKSAEKRGVRLMESSTQQEKNLCGAYCPLA; encoded by the exons ATGGACTCGGCGGGCCTCACCGTGAAGCTGCTCCTGGTTGGGGACAGCGCTGTGGGGAAGTCCAg CCTCCTGCTGAGGTTCACCGAGGGCGCCTTTGAGCCGTGCCTGAAGCCCACTATCG GTGTTGAttttaaagtgaagaaaatggTGGTAGATGGCCACACAGTACAGCTCGCAATATGG GACACAGCAGGACAAGAGCGCTTTAGAACACTGACTCCCAGTTATTACCGAGGAGCTCAAGGGGTTGTTTTAG TGTATGATGTTACAAGAAAAGACACTTTCACAGGACTAGAGAGCTGGCTGAATGAGCTGGAAACGTACACCACCAGAAGCAACATTGTGAAGATGTTAGTTGGCAATAAAACTGATAAG CCTGATCGTGAAGTAGAGAGAAGAGAAGGACTCCAGTTTGCTAGGAAACGCTCACTGCTTTTTATAG AAACTAGTGCCAAGACACAGGATGGAGTCCAACATGCCTTTGAGGAGCTTGTCATTAAGATTCTGCAGACACCAGGTCTTTGGGATAAAAGTGCAGAGAAGCGGGGAGTACGGCTGATGGAGTCTTCAACACAGCAGGAGAAAAATTTATGTGGTGCATACTGTCCACTTGCTTAA